From Acidobacteriota bacterium:
TCCACCTCGGCGTTTCCGGTGGCGAGCCGGCTCCCTTCGGGGGGCCTCACGTCGGCCAGGGACACCGCGCGGGAGGAGGCGGCGCGACCGCGCCGGCCTGGGGACGGGGCGGCGGCCTCCTCCACGAGGCTGTTCCATTCCCCGCAGCCTGGGCAGCGCCCGAGCCACTTGGGACTTTGGGATCCGCAGGACTGGCAGACGAAGACGCTGACGGGTTTCACCGGGCCGCCCCCCTGACGACAGACTCGCGAACCGGCCCCGTCCCGCCGGGACCGCCCCTCAGAGGACCTTCTCTCCGGCGATGAAGACCCCCGCCACCGCCCCCTTGAGCTTCATGCCGAAGTAGGGGGAGTTCCGGCTCAGGGAGAGGACGTCGGCTTCCCGGAAGCAGAACTCTTTCCTCAAGTTCAGGAGGGTGAGGTCGGCATCCGCCCCGACGCGGATGGCGCCCTTGTTCTCGAGGCCCAAAATCCGCGCGGGCGCAG
This genomic window contains:
- a CDS encoding DNA repair protein RadA, which encodes MKPVSVFVCQSCGSQSPKWLGRCPGCGEWNSLVEEAAAPSPGRRGRAASSRAVSLADVRPPEGSRLATGNAEV